In one Hymenobacter sp. DG25B genomic region, the following are encoded:
- a CDS encoding 4-alpha-glucanotransferase: MILRFTLPFRTDWGQRFMVCGNLPELGAWQPDHGVALQYQPDTGVWMCEVTVPDAELALEYKYLLIDERDGSSQWEWGPNRQEQVAAQQFERVVLEDYWRAPAQPENELFTAAFTQALMRHQSQAAPRTGARIADSVVRFQLPAPRVDTNHLLCVLGSDHALGAWDERKALVLSDRDFPTWCVDVALHDASRPVYYKYGIWDPATRKIVHLESGENRVLLPPAERSTLRIRHDESFRYPNGPWRGAGVALPVFALRSRHGLGVGEFTDIQLLVDWARQTGLKMVQILPINDTTATHTWVDSYPYAAISVFALHPLYLNLDSIAPLADATQQAELDKLRTELNALDHVAYEPVMNAKWKFARLLYQQEKQAFLADADFKEFLEEQKSWLVPYAAFSAWRDRFGTADFEQWPAEFRTPPSYHQIIDFDSPEFDEYGLHLFTQFHLDKQLRAAVEYARYHGVVFKGDLPIGIYRHSVDAWTQPELYHLDRQAGAPPDDFSVTGQNWRFPTYNWERMAQDGYAWWRQRLTHLSRYFDALRIDHILGFFRIWEIQGDSVEGLLGRFAPALPLHRDEVRDRLGWFDYRRLCEPYIRWHMLRDIFGNDAEAVRSEFLEDSGYEAFRLREEVRTQRQIEAVFEEKLRQEPGRADHLRHLRDGLYKLVNEVLFLEEEGTYGQYLHPRITLQHTYSFKELDDETRPRVWDLYIDFFYRRHEEFWRRQGLIKLPAVRYATNMLICGEDLGMVPESVPGVMKQLGILGLNIQRMPADPKTEFGHPDAAPYLSVVSPGSHDMSTVRGWWEEDAEKTQRFFQQILGHWGETAPFYCEPWVAREILVQHLFSPAMWAIFPIQDLLAMDGKLRRQNPQDEQINVPANPQHFWKYRLHLPLEELLGAEDFNHTLHELVAQSGRDRVY, encoded by the coding sequence ATGATTCTACGGTTTACTCTCCCATTCCGCACCGACTGGGGCCAGCGCTTTATGGTATGCGGCAACCTGCCCGAGCTGGGCGCCTGGCAGCCCGACCACGGGGTGGCCCTGCAATATCAGCCGGATACCGGCGTCTGGATGTGCGAGGTAACTGTGCCGGATGCGGAGCTAGCCCTGGAATACAAGTATCTGCTGATAGATGAGCGCGACGGCAGCTCGCAGTGGGAGTGGGGCCCTAACCGCCAGGAGCAGGTAGCCGCCCAACAGTTTGAGCGGGTGGTGCTGGAAGACTACTGGCGCGCCCCGGCGCAGCCGGAAAACGAGCTGTTCACGGCGGCCTTCACCCAGGCCCTCATGCGCCACCAGAGCCAGGCCGCCCCGCGCACCGGCGCCCGCATTGCCGATTCCGTGGTGCGCTTCCAGCTGCCGGCCCCGCGCGTGGATACCAACCACCTGCTTTGCGTGCTGGGCTCCGACCACGCCCTGGGTGCCTGGGACGAGCGCAAGGCCCTGGTGCTTTCCGACCGCGACTTTCCCACCTGGTGCGTGGATGTGGCTCTGCACGATGCCTCCCGTCCCGTGTACTACAAATACGGTATCTGGGACCCGGCCACCCGGAAAATAGTGCACCTGGAAAGTGGCGAAAACCGCGTGCTGCTCCCCCCGGCCGAGCGCAGCACCCTGCGCATCCGCCACGATGAGAGCTTCCGCTACCCCAACGGGCCCTGGCGCGGCGCCGGCGTGGCTCTGCCCGTGTTTGCCCTGCGCAGCCGCCACGGCCTGGGCGTAGGCGAGTTCACCGATATTCAGCTGCTGGTAGACTGGGCCAGGCAAACCGGCCTGAAGATGGTGCAGATTCTGCCCATCAACGACACCACCGCCACCCATACCTGGGTCGATTCGTACCCTTACGCGGCTATTTCGGTGTTTGCCCTGCACCCGCTCTACCTCAACCTGGATAGCATTGCACCCCTGGCCGACGCCACCCAACAGGCCGAGCTGGACAAGCTGCGCACCGAGCTTAATGCTCTGGACCACGTGGCCTACGAGCCGGTGATGAACGCCAAGTGGAAGTTCGCCCGCCTGCTGTATCAGCAGGAAAAACAGGCTTTCCTGGCCGATGCTGACTTTAAGGAGTTCCTGGAAGAGCAGAAAAGCTGGCTGGTGCCCTACGCCGCCTTCTCGGCTTGGCGCGACCGGTTCGGCACGGCTGATTTTGAGCAGTGGCCCGCGGAGTTCCGCACCCCGCCGAGCTACCATCAGATCATTGATTTCGACAGCCCGGAGTTTGATGAGTACGGCCTGCACCTGTTCACGCAGTTTCACCTGGACAAGCAGCTGCGCGCCGCGGTGGAATACGCCCGCTACCACGGCGTGGTGTTCAAAGGCGACCTGCCCATCGGCATCTATCGCCACTCCGTGGATGCCTGGACCCAGCCCGAACTGTACCACCTGGATCGGCAGGCCGGCGCCCCGCCGGACGATTTCTCGGTTACGGGCCAAAACTGGCGCTTTCCCACCTACAATTGGGAGCGAATGGCGCAGGACGGCTACGCCTGGTGGCGGCAGCGCCTCACGCACCTCTCGCGCTACTTCGATGCCCTGCGCATCGACCATATTCTGGGCTTTTTCCGCATCTGGGAAATTCAGGGCGACTCCGTGGAAGGCCTGCTGGGGCGGTTTGCGCCCGCCCTACCCCTGCACCGCGACGAAGTGCGCGACCGGCTGGGCTGGTTCGATTACCGCCGCCTCTGCGAGCCGTACATCCGCTGGCACATGCTGCGCGACATCTTCGGCAACGATGCCGAGGCCGTGCGCAGCGAGTTCCTGGAAGACTCCGGCTATGAGGCCTTCCGTTTGCGCGAGGAAGTGCGCACCCAGCGCCAGATTGAAGCCGTTTTTGAGGAGAAGCTGCGCCAGGAGCCCGGCCGCGCCGACCACCTGCGCCACCTCCGCGACGGGCTGTATAAGCTGGTGAACGAGGTGCTGTTCCTGGAAGAAGAGGGCACCTACGGCCAGTACCTGCACCCGCGCATTACGCTGCAGCACACCTATTCCTTCAAGGAGCTGGACGACGAAACCCGCCCGCGCGTGTGGGATTTGTACATTGATTTCTTCTACCGCCGCCACGAGGAGTTCTGGCGCCGCCAGGGCCTGATTAAGCTGCCCGCCGTGCGCTACGCTACCAACATGCTGATTTGCGGCGAAGACCTGGGCATGGTGCCCGAGTCGGTGCCGGGCGTGATGAAGCAGCTGGGCATTCTGGGCCTCAACATTCAGCGCATGCCCGCCGACCCCAAAACGGAGTTCGGTCACCCCGACGCGGCCCCGTACCTGTCAGTAGTCAGCCCCGGCTCCCACGACATGAGCACGGTGCGCGGCTGGTGGGAGGAGGACGCGGAGAAAACCCAGCGCTTTTTCCAGCAGATACTGGGCCACTGGGGCGAAACCGCCCCGTTCTACTGCGAGCCCTGGGTAGCCCGCGAAATTCTGGTACAGCACCTGTTCTCGCCCGCCATGTGGGCCATATTCCCCATTCAGGATTTGCTGGCCATGGATGGTAAGCTGCGGCGCCAAAACCCGCAGGACGAGCAGATTAACGTGCCGGCCAATCCGCAGCATTTCTGGAAATACCGCCTGCACCTGCCGCTGGAAGAACTGCTGGGCGCCGAGGATTTCAACCACACCCTGCACGAGCTGGTGGCGCAAAGCGGCCGGGACCGGGTATACTGA